In Nomia melanderi isolate GNS246 chromosome 4, iyNomMela1, whole genome shotgun sequence, the following are encoded in one genomic region:
- the LOC116425470 gene encoding pancreatic triacylglycerol lipase-like isoform X1 — MASNQLFIFVFVCSCLLGSAVHSLFVDVKLRLYSKDLSYVEVKAKDAALLVPKLNLSTKTIIHCHGYTQSADDSAVMDLIHNYLAGFDYNIIAADYREVTSNDYLSAVVLLDKVSDIIAQSVDTFIASGVNPKLIILSGLSLGGQVAGQIGRKTKTKIEEIIAMDPAGPLYQYVGQSVSATDANCVKCIHTDAGYYGTTHACGHLDFYPNGGTRQQPGCSAFSLNVLTDLPNTCSHERAEVYIGESARNPDGFLSIKCNSWDDFKAGKCDKSVIIPMGEAAPCNVTGSFYLQTNSKSPYAKGAAGTVYSG, encoded by the exons ATGGCAAGCAATCAGTTGTTCATATTCGTCTTCGTCTGCAGCTGTTTGTTAGgat CTGCAGTCCATTCATTGTTCGTCGACGTTAAACTACGTCTTTATTCGAA GGACCTCTCGTACGTAGAAGTTAAGGCTAAGGATGCAGCACTACTTGTACCGAAGTTGAACCTGAGTACAAAGACTATAATACATTGCCATGGCTATACACAATCAGCAGATGATTCGGCCGTTATGGATTTAATACACA ATTACCTAGCCGGTTTTGACTATAATATCATAGCAGCAGATTACCGAGAAGTTACATCGAATGATTACTTATCGGCAGTTGTATTGCTCGACAAAGTATCTGACATCATAGCACAGAGTGTAGATACTTTCATTGCATCAGGAGTCAATCCAAAACTCATTATACTTTCTGGACTTTCATTGGGTGGTCAAGTTGCTGGTCAAATTGGACGTAAAACGAAAACGAAGATCGAAGAGATAATTG CAATGGACCCTGCTGGACCTTTATACCAATACGTTGGGCAGTCTGTGTCTGCTACTGACGCGAATTGCGTTAAATGTATTCACACTGACGCAGGTTACTATGGAACTACTCACGCCTGTGGTCACTTAGACTTTTATCCGAACGGTGGGACTAGACAGCAACCTGGATGCAGCGCGTTCTCGCTCAATG TTTTAACAGATTTGCCGAATACGTGCAGCCACGAGAGAGCTGAAGTTTATATCGGAGAATCAGCAAGAAATCCGGATGGTTTCCTCAGTATAAAATGCAATAGTTGGGACGACTTTAAGGCCGGAAAATGCGATAAATCCGTTATAATCCCGATGGGAGAAGCTGCACCGTGCAATGT TACGGGGAGTTTCTATCTTCAGACAAATAGTAAGAGCCCGTATGCAAAGGGAGCTGCTGGTACAGTTTATAGTGGCTGA
- the LOC116425470 gene encoding lipase member H-B-like isoform X2 — protein MASNQLFIFVFVCSCLLGSAVHSLFVDVKLRLYSKDLSYVEVKAKDAALLVPKLNLSTKTIIHCHGYTQSADDSAVMDLIHNYLAGFDYNIIAADYREVTSNDYLSAVVLLDKVSDIIAQSVDTFIASGVNPKLIILSGLSLGGQVAGQIGRKTKTKIEEIIAMDPAGPLYQYVGQSVSATDANCVKCIHTDAGYYGTTHACGHLDFYPNGGTRQQPGCSAFSLNDLPNTCSHERAEVYIGESARNPDGFLSIKCNSWDDFKAGKCDKSVIIPMGEAAPCNVTGSFYLQTNSKSPYAKGAAGTVYSG, from the exons ATGGCAAGCAATCAGTTGTTCATATTCGTCTTCGTCTGCAGCTGTTTGTTAGgat CTGCAGTCCATTCATTGTTCGTCGACGTTAAACTACGTCTTTATTCGAA GGACCTCTCGTACGTAGAAGTTAAGGCTAAGGATGCAGCACTACTTGTACCGAAGTTGAACCTGAGTACAAAGACTATAATACATTGCCATGGCTATACACAATCAGCAGATGATTCGGCCGTTATGGATTTAATACACA ATTACCTAGCCGGTTTTGACTATAATATCATAGCAGCAGATTACCGAGAAGTTACATCGAATGATTACTTATCGGCAGTTGTATTGCTCGACAAAGTATCTGACATCATAGCACAGAGTGTAGATACTTTCATTGCATCAGGAGTCAATCCAAAACTCATTATACTTTCTGGACTTTCATTGGGTGGTCAAGTTGCTGGTCAAATTGGACGTAAAACGAAAACGAAGATCGAAGAGATAATTG CAATGGACCCTGCTGGACCTTTATACCAATACGTTGGGCAGTCTGTGTCTGCTACTGACGCGAATTGCGTTAAATGTATTCACACTGACGCAGGTTACTATGGAACTACTCACGCCTGTGGTCACTTAGACTTTTATCCGAACGGTGGGACTAGACAGCAACCTGGATGCAGCGCGTTCTCGCTCAATG ATTTGCCGAATACGTGCAGCCACGAGAGAGCTGAAGTTTATATCGGAGAATCAGCAAGAAATCCGGATGGTTTCCTCAGTATAAAATGCAATAGTTGGGACGACTTTAAGGCCGGAAAATGCGATAAATCCGTTATAATCCCGATGGGAGAAGCTGCACCGTGCAATGT TACGGGGAGTTTCTATCTTCAGACAAATAGTAAGAGCCCGTATGCAAAGGGAGCTGCTGGTACAGTTTATAGTGGCTGA